The Mycobacterium seoulense genome has a window encoding:
- a CDS encoding esterase family protein, which translates to MRGMTALLRVFSVAALSIGLIGVTVTGGPAGKARAAGYESLMVPSAAMGRDIPVAFLAGGPHAVYLLDAFNAAPDVSNWVTAGNAMNTLGGKGISVVAPAGGAWSMYTNWEQDGSKQWDTFLSSELPNWLAANKGLAPGGHAAVGASQGGYGAMALAAFHPDRFGFAGSLSGFLYPSSTNYNGAILAGLQQYGGVDGNGMWGAPQLGRWKWHDPYVHASLLAQNNTRVWVYSPTNMGGDDAAMIGQAGAAMGSSREFYQQYRSNGGHNGHFDFPGGGDNGWGSWSGQLGAMSGDIVGAIR; encoded by the coding sequence GTGCGGGGTATGACAGCGCTTCTTCGGGTGTTCTCCGTGGCGGCGCTCTCGATCGGGTTGATCGGCGTGACGGTGACCGGCGGGCCCGCCGGCAAGGCGCGCGCGGCCGGTTACGAGAGCCTCATGGTGCCGTCGGCGGCGATGGGCCGCGACATCCCGGTGGCCTTCCTCGCGGGCGGTCCGCACGCGGTCTATCTGCTGGACGCCTTCAATGCCGCCCCGGACGTCAGCAACTGGGTCACCGCGGGCAACGCGATGAACACGCTGGGCGGAAAGGGCATCTCGGTGGTCGCGCCTGCGGGCGGGGCGTGGAGCATGTACACCAACTGGGAGCAGGACGGCAGCAAGCAGTGGGACACCTTCCTGTCCAGCGAGCTGCCCAACTGGCTGGCCGCCAACAAGGGCCTGGCGCCCGGTGGCCACGCCGCCGTCGGCGCCTCGCAGGGCGGCTACGGCGCGATGGCGCTGGCCGCCTTCCACCCCGACCGCTTCGGCTTCGCCGGATCGCTGTCCGGCTTCCTGTACCCGTCGAGCACCAACTACAACGGCGCGATCCTGGCCGGCCTGCAGCAGTACGGCGGCGTGGACGGCAACGGCATGTGGGGCGCCCCGCAGCTGGGCCGGTGGAAGTGGCACGACCCCTACGTGCACGCCTCGCTGCTGGCGCAGAACAACACCCGCGTCTGGGTCTACAGCCCGACGAACATGGGCGGCGACGACGCCGCCATGATCGGCCAGGCGGGCGCGGCGATGGGCAGCTCCAGGGAGTTCTACCAGCAGTACCGCAGCAACGGCGGGCACAACGGTCACTTCGACTTCCCGGGTGGCGGCGACAACGGCTGGGGCTCGTGGTCGGGGCAGCTGGGAGCCATGTCGGGCGACATCGTCGGCGCCATTCGCTAG
- the ag85A gene encoding diacylglycerol acyltransferase/mycolyltransferase Ag85A yields the protein MTLVDRFRGAVAGMPRRLVVAAAGAALLSGLIGAVGGSATAGAFSRPGLPVEYLQVPSAGMGRDIKIQFQSGGANSPALYLLDGMRAQDDFNGWDINTPAFEWYNQSGISVVMPVGGQSSFYSDWYKPACGKAGCTTYKWETFLTSELPAYLSAQKQVKSTNNAAVGLSMAGSSALILAAYHPNQFVYAGSLSALLDPSQGMGPSLIGLAMGDAGGYKAADMWGPKEDPAWARNDPSLQVSKLVANNTRIWVYCGNGKPSDLGGDNLPAKFLEGFVRTSNLKFQDAYNQAGGHNAVWNFDANGTHDWPYWGAQLQAMKPDLQSALGATPGAGPATAATAAGNGQGT from the coding sequence ATGACGCTTGTCGACAGGTTTCGCGGCGCCGTGGCCGGTATGCCGCGGCGGCTCGTGGTGGCGGCCGCTGGCGCGGCGCTGCTCTCGGGCCTGATTGGCGCCGTGGGGGGCTCGGCGACCGCTGGTGCCTTCTCGCGCCCCGGTCTGCCGGTGGAATACCTGCAGGTTCCTTCCGCTGGGATGGGCCGCGATATCAAGATCCAGTTCCAGAGCGGTGGGGCCAACTCGCCGGCGCTGTACCTGCTCGACGGGATGCGCGCGCAGGACGACTTCAACGGCTGGGACATCAACACCCCGGCTTTCGAGTGGTACAACCAGTCCGGTATCTCGGTCGTCATGCCCGTCGGTGGCCAGTCCAGCTTCTACTCCGACTGGTACAAGCCCGCCTGCGGTAAGGCCGGCTGCACCACCTACAAGTGGGAGACCTTCCTGACCAGCGAGCTGCCGGCTTACCTGTCGGCGCAAAAGCAGGTCAAGTCGACCAACAACGCCGCCGTCGGTCTGTCGATGGCCGGCTCGTCGGCGCTGATCCTGGCCGCGTACCACCCGAACCAGTTCGTCTACGCCGGCTCGCTGTCGGCGCTGCTGGACCCGTCCCAGGGGATGGGCCCGTCGCTGATCGGCCTGGCCATGGGTGACGCGGGCGGCTACAAGGCGGCCGACATGTGGGGCCCCAAGGAGGACCCGGCGTGGGCCCGCAACGACCCGTCGCTTCAGGTCAGCAAGCTGGTCGCCAACAACACCCGCATCTGGGTGTACTGCGGTAACGGCAAGCCGTCCGACCTCGGTGGCGACAACCTGCCCGCCAAGTTCCTCGAGGGCTTCGTGCGGACCAGCAACCTGAAGTTTCAGGACGCCTACAACCAGGCCGGTGGCCACAACGCGGTGTGGAACTTCGACGCCAACGGCACCCACGACTGGCCCTACTGGGGCGCGCAGCTGCAGGCGATGAAGCCTGACCTGCAGTCGGCGCTGGGCGCCACCCCGGGCGCCGGCCCGGCCACGGCCGCTACGGCGGCCGGCAACGGCCAGGGCACCTAG